The following is a genomic window from Plasmodium yoelii strain 17X genome assembly, chromosome: 12.
ATATTGTTGAGTTCGTGAATGGTGCTCAAATTTTGTTCTATGGCTTTTATTTGGTTTATTCCCATTCTatacaaaaagaaaaatgttACATGTAAGTATaaaacatacatatatattccAATCGAATTTGTAAAATCCACAATTATGCTTATACGTATATATGACACCTTTTTGGAAATAATTTAGAACGTGTATATATtcaactaaaaaaaaaattacctTCGAGTATTTTCATCCAAGATTTCATATATAGGGTGTTCTCCTTTTTCtgtatataaaatgaaaagaaaaataataaatgtgtGTGAGACGAAAGGAATatgcaaaataaaattggCTTTTAAAATATAGTATAATAATGAAAGCCGATAGAggaatacaataaaaaacaCAAACAAATTTAATGTGGGTTagaataagaataaaaaattaattgataataaattatttttaattttttaaactcATATAATACTTTTTATCCAAGGATGATTTAATAACCCCTCTACCGAGGGCCTCATATCATAGTCCTTTTCTAAGGCACTTTTAAGAAAATCATACATCAAATtagaataatttttatgatctAATTTTAAGGCCGCAAAaggaatattattttgtataatattatgataatttaccAAAACATTATTGTTTATAAATGGATATGACCcatgtaaaataaaatataataacattCCTACATACCATGAATTGTTTTTATcatgatataatttttttatttcttgtGGAGAtctaatacaatataatccATATAAGTCACCTTTTTCATcaatattatcataataattatttatacttAATAAACTTAATCTTATCTCCTTTCGTGTCTTATCCTTAAAATGTATACAGTATCCATTTAAATTTCcatgatatatatttcttttttctaaaaaattCAGAGTGATTAATATTTGATAAAACCATTCAGCTAATATATTCTCGTTAATTACATTATTGCCTTTTAGTATATCAAAAAAGAACCCCCCCCTGAAAGTAACAAAATAAAGCCATGTGCcgaacatatatatatatatatatatatatatatatattagtataatacaaatatatatgtttaatatttattcgTCATCTTACGTGCAATTTTCAAAGATAACATAAGAAAATTTATCATctttataaatgttatatgTTTTTAGTAAATATTTTGGTAAACTTGATTCATTCTTATAAGTATAAGTTCTTAATTTAAGTAAAGAATTCAAGATTTCtcctttaaatttatttttatctattttCTTTACTAATCTTTTTTCTCCACTTCTCAAAAAAACACAAGGGTACAGATCTGTTGTGTCATTTACATTCGTATCGGGATTTATTAAGTATCCTCTATGGAAATACtttgtatatttttcgtTGGACGAACATAGAATCCCCATTTGTTATGTAGTCGTGCTAATGCATATATaggtgtatatataaattaagcttgccaattttttattaataattcaaaataaaGCATTGAggcatatacataatatatgtatatatatgtttatctTTACAAAAGTTTcagaataataaatattgtgtatttagtaaaattttAGGGCACAAACTATTAGCGATGTGTGCATTTTACAATTTGTCACCTTTTCATTTACGCATATTTgcgtttttttaaattgcgAGCATAACCGATATGGCAACAGACGCATTAATACTATATAAGAAAGcaataaaataatgcaaCAAAGGTAGGAGATTAGTCAATATTTTTCCATAAGGTAGTAATCGTATCAACGTTGCTACCATTTAactagtaaaaaaaattaagaaaaataagataaacaaattaaaataaatattaaaaatattaaaattaaaataaaatgagataaaataaaatggaaatatatatatataaaatgatacaataataaaagataacgaaataaaacacaaaatgaaataaattaaaataaagctTATTTAATGTCTTTtcgaagaaaaaaaacaataatgcGCAAAAAAATACTTCTATATTTAAAGAatcgaaaataaaaaattgcaaattttattaatatattatgaatatattttttaaattctttGCAATTCTATTCCGTATGTGTTTGTTTAGAATATGATATAATTATTTCATAAtcttaaataatgaaaaaaataatttatattttaaaataaaaataaatgatcaAAGTTGTGTCCATCAATTTGGccataaattaatatactatTTTATATGGTAatggataaatatatattcttatttttgtttttatttacacaaagttgtatattcatattatttcaCTGAAAAAATTTCCCATAGGCATTCCCTCGATGCAATGTGtacacatatttatatatttgttctcTAATCCGCATTAAATAAACTAAAATTATACTTTCATTTTTCTGCTTTGATTATAACATGTTTGTAATTTTTCCCcgtattttcttttttttttgatgaaTTATATTCTCCTATTTTAGGACAAAAAATAGTTCGTTGTCATTATGTCCATTTCTTATGTAAGTATATGCACGTATACGCACGCACACCTATACGAAAATTCGCCCCCTAAATATATTACgccatattattttttgaaaatgtcataaaaaaaaaaatgtatataagtTTAAAAagatttataatataataaggCAATCTTGTATATATCTTTTATCTGTCTTTATTCCATTACATTTGTCACATTCTTGTCTCATATTACtaaattatgtatttttGTTAACTGTAAAAAGTTAGTATTGCAAAAAATCATAACGCACACACACACTTTTTAGATACCAGTTTTTATCTCTTtcttttgtatatattttttatttttatattatatatttcatttgggTTCCAAAAGAATAAGAAATCAGTGTCATATATAACCACTCATAGAGACTATGTTTaaatacatgcatacatacgtacatacatatatatataagaaagATATCTTTAAGAATGCCAATATGAAGAAATGTctcttaaaatttttttacaatgattggtttttataattaaaaaatattattgtgATAATGATTAAATGTTATGCAAAtgaatgaatatataaatatatgttggGGGGGTAACAATATATGcaacatatatgtatttaataGAATAAATACACaaacatatatacaaataaatcgaaaaataaataaaaaaaacttgaaaaaaaatgtatattttaaaatgtcaaatttgttttatattttcttttaaataatatcgcgcatgtaaaaaaaaaaaattttaagattaatatctatatttaaaatagaaCAAGATAGGATACTTTTATGTTGCATTTTTAACAGTATTTTGCATATAACAATTTTTGAGAATACAAAATAAGTAAGCGTATTTATTTTGGTGCAGACTCATTATTTCTTTGGTTTCTTTTTgaacatatttaataaataatatcgTATAATACGTgaaattatttaatgaaaaaaaagaattaatctgatttttttaacataacacactatatattaaatgagTCAGCAATTAAACACCCTCATAGAATATTTTTAGATTAcgtttttttattcaaatgaaaatacacatatatatatatatacaaactcgttcttatatataattatgatgAATACTATAActagttatatataaatgtacgATCATAACCTATTGGGGATATCTGCATATAGAGTAATATAAGGAAATATCCTtgaatatatactttttcacaaaaaaaaagttataccTATATTtgatatgtataatataataacgGCATGTATGCAAAGAgctatatgtatgtatgaacaaacgaataaaaataaatatggaaaatatataacaaaagTAGTATTgtcaatataaatatattacagtAAAGCTTAACAATGAATAACCCCCCCAAATGTGTAAATTGTATAGAAGGTTATTCGGCGagattaaatataataaacaaacaATTTGAAAATGAACCCGAAAATATTACATCCAAAACTAAGTTAATAGACATATCGGAAAAAAATAGTTACACATCTCATACTCCTCTTATAAATAAAaccaaatttataaattgtgaaaataataatgaacatAGTAAagtacaaaataaaatattttcgtcattactaaaaaaaatacgaaaTGGAAAAGAAAAAGCAagcataaatataaaaaattattatgataaaaaaaaaaaatatgtatatatatatgaaaaaaatttagatcgcaataaaaaaaaattcacatTGTTAAATTGTGAGAATAGTGATTcgataaatataaacaatgaCATTAATATTGACATGAATGATAGAGCTAAAATAAATCGGAATGGAagctttttaaaaattttccagaatattaaaaatgagtCAAATGATGAGGAAGTTACAAAACTACGGGATGTAAAAATAGATGGAAACAAgcaaaacgaaaaaaaaaaaacgaaaaaaatcgaagactatttaataaatttggacacaaataaaaatagcaaCAATGATAACAATGATGTAATATGGAACCCTCATCTGAAATACTTAAGAAACATTAAAAAACTATTACACATTAGTGATGAAGAAATAAAGGATGTTATAGAAATATCAAATTTtgaaattaatttaaatattaacacattttattataaatttataaatgaaaatagtgataaatctctcttaaaatataatgttaattacaataaaaatatatatgacatACAAGAAAAAAGGGGAcacaaaaatgaaaaaatcatatcttacaaaaaaaatttttcaaTTGGTTTTCTCTTACATCAGTATAATATCTCTATACaagaaaatttatattattgttatagaATATATGAATCTGATAAGTTTGAGGAtgtcaaaaataatatgaggTGTAATATAGATTATACaaaatatcatcattttGGTGCTGGAACAAATAGATTGTTTGGCAGCTTTAAAACCATtccaataaaaaataaaaattgttatgaATGTTCAAGATATAGAAAAAACAATGAATATTGTAATGATAATAGTAAAGAGAAAGAGTGGTATCCTGAAAATAATTTGGTAGAAAATGTGGGAATAAACGCGGAATCGTCAAATTTGCACTATTCAAACGAAATAACTAAAATATGTTTTGATACCTGCAAATTCGATGAAGGCTATTTAAAATGTTCAAAAAATTGCTCACAAATAAATTGTGCaagttgtaaaaaaaaaaacattagtaacaatcataataataatatgccGAAAATAGTAAGAAAGAAACAAGATCGTTTCGAAAGTGGACATACTGAAAATAAGTG
Proteins encoded in this region:
- a CDS encoding protein kinase, putative, which translates into the protein MGILCSSNEKYTKYFHRGYLINPDTNVNDTTDLYPCVFLRSGEKRLVKKIDKNKFKGEILNSLLKLRTYTYKNESSLPKYLLKTYNIYKDDKFSYVIFENCTGGFFFDILKGNNVINENILAEWFYQILITLNFLEKRNIYHGNLNGYCIHFKDKTRKEIRLSLLSINNYYDNIDEKGDLYGLYCIRSPQEIKKLYHDKNNSWYVGMLLYFILHGSYPFINNNVLVNYHNIIQNNIPFAALKLDHKNYSNLMYDFLKSALEKDYDMRPSVEGLLNHPWIKKKGEHPIYEILDENTRRMGINQIKAIEQNLSTIHELNNI